From the genome of Marixanthomonas ophiurae, one region includes:
- the truB gene encoding tRNA pseudouridine(55) synthase TruB: MTEQDFKDGQVLLIDKPLNWTSFQVVNKVRWLIKQRFGLKKIKVGHAGTLDPLATGLLILCTGKFTKKIETFQAQEKEYTGTFTLGATTPSYDLETKIDQQFDISEITSEEIKNATEQFTGEIQQQPPVFSALKKEGKRLYEYARAGEKVEIPTRTVHISAFEITRIELPEVDFRVACSKGTYIRSLAHDFGKALNNGAHLSALQRTKIGDFSVENATTIEAFEQSL, translated from the coding sequence ATGACCGAACAAGATTTTAAAGACGGACAAGTACTTTTAATAGACAAACCTCTTAACTGGACTTCATTTCAGGTGGTTAATAAAGTCCGTTGGCTCATTAAACAACGCTTTGGTTTAAAAAAAATAAAAGTAGGTCACGCCGGAACGTTAGACCCATTGGCAACCGGATTGCTTATTCTGTGTACTGGAAAATTCACTAAAAAAATCGAAACTTTTCAAGCGCAGGAAAAAGAATATACCGGAACATTTACATTAGGCGCTACAACCCCTAGTTACGATCTGGAAACTAAAATTGACCAACAATTTGATATTTCAGAAATAACTTCGGAAGAAATTAAGAATGCTACTGAACAATTTACAGGAGAAATTCAACAGCAACCGCCCGTTTTTTCAGCGTTGAAGAAAGAAGGGAAACGATTGTATGAATATGCTCGAGCAGGAGAAAAAGTCGAAATCCCCACACGAACGGTACATATTTCAGCTTTTGAAATTACGCGAATTGAACTTCCGGAAGTTGATTTTAGAGTAGCATGCAGTAAAGGAACCTACATCCGCTCATTAGCACACGATTTTGGAAAAGCACTTAATAACGGAGCACATCTTTCTGCCTTACAACGAACTAAAATTGGTGATTTTTCCGTAGAAAACGCCACTACAATTGAAGCTTTTGAGCAATCCTTATAA
- a CDS encoding cell division protein FtsX, giving the protein MASSFEKYQKRRLISSYFSVVISISLVLFLLGLLGLLVLNTKKVADHFKEQIALTVYLKDTAKEVEITQLKQSLALAEYTKTAEYISKEQAAEAHSATIGENFMDFLGYNPLQNSIDVYLLADYVSPTQLEEITDELMTKDFIDEVVYDKPLIALLNDNVKKISFWVLVISGIFLFIAVLLINSSIRLSVYAKRFTIKTMQMVGATKRFIRRPFIWKSVRLGMIGAVLALIGMGFVLYYLNRSFPELQLLEDKLLLVGLFAGVFFVGVFISWLSTFFATQRFLNLRTDELYY; this is encoded by the coding sequence ATGGCATCATCTTTTGAAAAATATCAAAAACGCAGGTTGATTTCTTCTTACTTTTCAGTAGTAATTAGCATTTCGCTTGTCTTATTTTTACTGGGATTGTTAGGGTTGTTGGTGCTAAACACCAAGAAAGTTGCCGATCATTTTAAAGAGCAAATTGCCTTAACCGTCTATTTAAAAGACACCGCCAAGGAAGTTGAAATCACGCAATTAAAGCAAAGTTTGGCATTAGCCGAATACACTAAAACGGCTGAATACATCAGCAAAGAACAAGCCGCCGAAGCCCACAGTGCCACCATTGGTGAAAATTTTATGGACTTTTTAGGGTACAATCCGCTACAAAATAGCATTGATGTCTATTTATTGGCCGATTATGTATCGCCTACTCAGTTGGAAGAAATTACAGACGAGCTGATGACCAAAGATTTTATCGATGAAGTTGTGTACGATAAACCCCTTATCGCTTTGTTGAATGACAATGTGAAAAAAATCAGTTTTTGGGTATTAGTGATTAGCGGCATCTTTTTATTTATAGCCGTATTGCTTATTAATAGTTCCATTAGGCTTTCGGTGTATGCGAAACGTTTCACCATTAAAACCATGCAAATGGTAGGTGCCACCAAACGATTTATTAGACGCCCTTTTATCTGGAAAAGTGTTCGGTTAGGTATGATTGGCGCAGTTTTGGCGCTAATAGGAATGGGCTTCGTGTTATATTATCTCAACAGAAGCTTCCCTGAATTACAATTACTGGAAGACAAATTATTATTAGTCGGGTTATTTGCAGGTGTCTTTTTCGTAGGCGTGTTTATAAGTTGGTTGAGCACCTTTTTTGCAACGCAGCGATTCTTAAATTTACGCACAGACGAATTATATTATTAA
- a CDS encoding zinc metallopeptidase produces MIGYYILAGIIFLVSMYVSNKLKSKFKKYSKVHLQNGMSGKEIAEKMLADNGITDVQVISTPGQLTDHYHPGKKTVNLSESVYMQRNAAAAAVSAHECGHAIQHARAYGWLKFRSAIVPAVSVASKLSNFVIMAGLILSFATSMTGLGNTLFLVGIILFAATTVFAFITLPVEFDASKRALAWLENENMLTQQEHDGAEDALKWAARTYVVAALGSLATLLYFISMFLGGRD; encoded by the coding sequence ATGATAGGATATTATATATTAGCAGGGATCATCTTTTTGGTGAGTATGTACGTAAGTAACAAGCTGAAAAGTAAGTTTAAAAAATACTCTAAAGTACACCTGCAAAACGGAATGAGCGGTAAGGAAATTGCCGAAAAAATGCTAGCCGATAATGGTATTACCGATGTTCAGGTAATTTCAACGCCGGGACAACTAACAGATCACTACCATCCAGGAAAAAAGACGGTGAATTTAAGTGAGTCTGTGTATATGCAGCGCAATGCTGCTGCAGCTGCGGTTTCGGCACACGAATGTGGTCACGCTATTCAGCACGCAAGGGCGTACGGTTGGTTAAAATTTAGATCAGCTATTGTGCCGGCGGTAAGTGTCGCGAGTAAACTGTCTAATTTTGTGATTATGGCAGGTTTGATATTATCGTTCGCAACCTCTATGACAGGTTTAGGAAACACACTTTTCCTAGTCGGAATCATTTTATTTGCGGCGACCACCGTATTTGCATTTATCACTTTACCCGTAGAATTTGATGCGAGTAAACGTGCTTTAGCTTGGTTAGAAAATGAAAATATGCTTACGCAACAAGAACACGACGGCGCGGAAGATGCTTTAAAATGGGCAGCTAGAACGTACGTAGTAGCCGCATTAGGTTCGTTAGCGACGTTATTATACTTTATAAGTATGTTTTTGGGGGGAAGAGATTAA
- a CDS encoding alpha/beta fold hydrolase, with protein sequence MSKKNILQLSIAFILFLNQNLIFSQQLEIKPYEFITTSNDTVQAERGTFKVKENREKAFSDSIQLSFIRFKSTNPSPSSPIVYLSGGPGGSGSETAKHERFELFMKLSEVADVIAFDQRGTGMSDKLIDCPYKLNVPLDKPLTKEDYLKITTKNLKKCKSFWDSNDVDLSAYNTTENAKDLDVLRKVLGAKKISLWGISYGSHLGFEYIRLFEENIDKLVLASLEGPNETLRLPSKTDFFLNQICERAKDNYGQSPKYPNLKNKITEVHKKLKAQPIVVEIKNENGGKTKVGISEFELQLAITAIYLRDPSMSKQIPKLYSAMYKNDFSEIAPMIKLIKQSISEPENPMSFAMDMQSGASESRRKEIRNEQKTSLLGDGINYLMLDWIEELNYFHRPEEFRKLKENNVTALLLSGKMDGRTYLSSAIEIAKSFKNGQHIIIENAGHNLYMLSPVIGDLVCNFFKGKELNISEIKLNPVRFE encoded by the coding sequence ATGTCAAAAAAGAACATCTTACAACTGTCTATAGCATTCATTTTGTTTTTAAATCAAAATCTTATTTTCAGCCAACAACTTGAAATTAAACCTTACGAATTCATAACCACTTCAAATGATACAGTACAAGCAGAAAGGGGAACGTTTAAAGTTAAAGAAAATAGAGAAAAAGCTTTCTCTGATTCTATTCAACTATCCTTTATAAGGTTTAAAAGCACAAACCCAAGTCCATCCAGTCCAATTGTTTATTTATCTGGTGGGCCAGGCGGTTCCGGTTCTGAAACTGCCAAGCACGAACGATTTGAATTATTTATGAAATTGAGCGAAGTTGCTGATGTAATAGCTTTCGACCAAAGAGGAACTGGAATGTCAGACAAATTAATTGATTGTCCCTATAAATTGAACGTTCCCTTAGATAAACCGTTAACAAAAGAGGACTATTTAAAAATAACAACCAAGAATCTAAAAAAATGCAAGTCATTCTGGGATTCTAATGATGTGGATTTGTCTGCCTACAATACTACAGAAAATGCAAAAGATCTAGATGTGTTAAGAAAAGTATTAGGTGCAAAGAAAATATCTCTTTGGGGAATTAGCTACGGTTCGCACTTGGGTTTTGAATACATAAGACTTTTTGAAGAAAATATCGATAAACTGGTCTTAGCAAGTTTAGAGGGTCCAAATGAAACTTTAAGACTTCCTTCAAAAACAGACTTTTTTTTAAACCAAATATGTGAACGAGCGAAAGACAATTACGGTCAGAGCCCCAAGTATCCAAATCTCAAGAATAAGATAACGGAAGTACATAAGAAGTTAAAGGCGCAGCCTATTGTCGTTGAAATAAAAAATGAAAATGGGGGAAAAACGAAAGTAGGAATCTCAGAATTTGAATTGCAGCTTGCAATTACAGCTATTTATTTAAGAGACCCATCAATGTCGAAACAGATACCGAAATTATATTCCGCAATGTACAAAAACGATTTTTCTGAAATCGCACCCATGATAAAACTGATTAAACAATCTATTTCAGAACCTGAAAACCCTATGTCTTTTGCCATGGATATGCAAAGCGGTGCATCAGAATCAAGAAGAAAAGAAATTAGGAATGAACAGAAAACTTCATTGCTCGGTGATGGCATTAATTATTTGATGCTAGATTGGATAGAAGAGCTTAATTATTTTCATCGTCCAGAAGAATTCAGAAAACTCAAAGAAAACAACGTTACCGCTTTACTTTTAAGTGGAAAAATGGATGGTCGGACCTATCTTTCTTCTGCTATTGAAATTGCTAAGTCATTTAAAAACGGGCAACATATAATTATTGAAAATGCAGGTCATAATTTATATATGTTATCTCCAGTCATTGGGGATTTAGTCTGTAATTTTTTTAAAGGAAAAGAACTGAATATTAGCGAAATAAAATTAAATCCTGTTAGATTCGAATAA
- a CDS encoding DNA-3-methyladenine glycosylase I, whose protein sequence is MTKQRCSWCGEDPLYIAYHDTEWGVPVYDDKTLFEFLLLETFQAGLSWITILRKRENFREAFNEFDYKKIAKYDQTKIDSLLKNAGIIRNKLKVNSAVTNAQAFMKVQEEFGSFSKYIWGFVDGKPIQNKLKSLDGAPANTPLSDTISKDLKKRGFKFVGSTVVYAHMQATGMVNDHVTSCFRYQEIKKEVSRSA, encoded by the coding sequence ATGACAAAACAACGCTGTTCCTGGTGTGGAGAGGATCCTTTATATATCGCCTATCACGATACCGAATGGGGCGTCCCGGTTTATGATGACAAAACCCTCTTTGAATTTTTATTGTTAGAAACCTTTCAAGCTGGGTTAAGTTGGATTACCATTTTACGAAAGCGGGAAAACTTCAGAGAAGCCTTTAATGAATTTGACTATAAAAAAATAGCCAAATACGATCAAACAAAAATTGATTCGCTTTTAAAGAATGCTGGTATTATCCGTAACAAATTAAAAGTGAATTCGGCTGTGACCAATGCACAGGCTTTTATGAAAGTACAAGAGGAATTTGGTAGCTTCAGTAAATATATTTGGGGATTTGTAGACGGAAAACCTATTCAGAATAAATTAAAATCACTAGATGGAGCACCCGCAAATACACCTTTAAGTGACACCATAAGTAAAGATCTCAAGAAAAGAGGGTTCAAATTTGTAGGTTCCACCGTAGTGTATGCACATATGCAAGCAACCGGTATGGTTAATGACCATGTAACTTCCTGTTTTCGATATCAAGAAATTAAAAAGGAAGTTTCGAGATCTGCCTAA
- a CDS encoding DUF3098 domain-containing protein has product MGEQKRKEEAQKRYFIFERKNYQFMLIGIAFIALGFILMSGGGSDDPNVFNPEIYSWRRIRLAPALILIGFGIEVYAILLNPHKKK; this is encoded by the coding sequence ATGGGAGAACAGAAAAGAAAAGAAGAAGCCCAAAAACGATACTTTATATTTGAGCGTAAAAACTACCAGTTTATGCTTATTGGTATTGCGTTTATCGCCCTAGGTTTTATTTTAATGTCTGGCGGTGGTAGCGATGATCCTAATGTTTTTAATCCTGAAATTTACAGTTGGCGACGCATTCGCTTAGCACCTGCTTTAATCTTGATTGGTTTTGGCATTGAAGTGTACGCTATTTTATTGAATCCTCACAAGAAAAAATAA
- a CDS encoding leucine--tRNA ligase → MSKYDFKNIEKNWQKYWATNKTFQAKNNSEKPKYYVLDMFPYPSGAGLHVGHPLGYIASDIYARYKRHKGFNVLHPQGYDSFGLPAEQYAIQTGQHPKKTTKENIARYREQLDKIGFSFDWSRQVRTSDPEYYKWTQWVFMQLFESWYDYEADKAKPISELEEIFTSEGNTKVNAACDSDVEAFSADAWNKFSSEKQQEILLQYRLTYLAETEVNWCPQLGTVLANDEIVNGVSERGGYPVVRKKMKQWSMRITAYAQRLLDGLDDIDWPQPLKDSQTNWIGRSEGSSVTFDVKDHNETIEVFTTRPDTIFGVSFMTLAPEHDLVSKITTEAQKAAVEAYIEATAKRSERERMADVKTISGVFTGAYAVHPFSGESIPIWIGDYVLAGYGTGAVMSVPCGDQRDYDFARHFDIPIPNIFEGVDISEGAFADKDKTVITNSDFLNGLQYKAATNKVIEALEQKDAGKGKINYRLRDAVFSRQRYWGEPFPVYYKNGLPQLIDEKHLPLTLPEVSAYLPTEEGEPPLGRADVWAWDTQNNEVVSNDNVDDETVFPLELNTMPGWAGSSCYMFRYMDPKNDDALASQEAMDYWQNVDLYVGGSEHATGHLLYSRFWVKFLHDRGVLPVEEPFKKLINQGMILGESAFLNIVYLVYRNEKAPDSVLGLTFAIDEKNYQKIKNGDIEGLDLEIFKNHHRYDKDFNFDNLVIESIDKGNIRKVHIPVEFVNTSNELDIEKAKKWDPNMDFVSFKFNSEGKYIVSREVEKMSKSKYNVVNPDVICEDYGADTLRMYEMFLGPLEQAKPWNTAGISGVHNFLKKLWKLYHQGDSPLEGGTGGVFHVTDDSASKDSLKTLHKTIKKVEEDIENFSFNTSVSTFMIAVNELTAQKCTSREVLEPLAVLISPYAPHISEELWSLLGHKESIATAPFPKFEEKHLVESSKEYPISFNGKMRFTLELPLDMSKDEIESAVMAHEKTAHYLEGRTPKKVIVVPGKIVNIVG, encoded by the coding sequence ATGAGCAAATACGACTTTAAAAATATTGAAAAAAATTGGCAGAAATATTGGGCGACCAACAAAACCTTCCAAGCTAAAAATAATAGCGAAAAACCTAAATATTATGTATTGGATATGTTTCCCTATCCTTCTGGTGCAGGGTTACACGTTGGGCATCCACTTGGGTACATAGCCAGTGATATTTATGCGCGTTACAAACGCCATAAAGGGTTTAATGTATTGCATCCGCAAGGGTACGATAGTTTTGGGTTGCCGGCAGAACAATACGCGATTCAGACTGGGCAACATCCTAAAAAGACTACCAAAGAAAATATAGCGCGTTACCGTGAACAACTGGATAAAATCGGTTTTTCATTCGATTGGAGCCGTCAGGTTCGGACTTCAGATCCGGAATATTACAAATGGACGCAGTGGGTTTTTATGCAGCTTTTTGAAAGTTGGTACGATTATGAAGCGGATAAAGCCAAGCCGATTTCAGAATTAGAAGAAATCTTCACTTCTGAAGGAAATACGAAGGTAAATGCAGCTTGCGATAGCGATGTAGAAGCTTTTTCTGCGGATGCATGGAACAAATTTTCTTCTGAAAAACAACAAGAAATATTATTACAATACCGATTAACCTATTTAGCCGAAACCGAAGTAAACTGGTGTCCGCAATTAGGAACGGTGTTAGCCAACGATGAAATTGTAAACGGCGTTTCCGAACGTGGTGGTTATCCCGTTGTTCGTAAAAAAATGAAACAATGGAGTATGCGCATTACTGCGTATGCACAACGTTTGCTGGATGGTTTAGACGACATCGATTGGCCACAGCCGCTTAAAGATTCACAAACCAACTGGATTGGTAGAAGTGAAGGGTCAAGTGTGACGTTTGATGTAAAAGATCACAACGAAACCATTGAGGTGTTTACAACCCGTCCCGATACTATTTTCGGAGTTAGCTTTATGACGCTAGCGCCAGAGCACGATTTGGTGTCAAAAATAACAACCGAAGCTCAAAAAGCTGCTGTAGAAGCCTACATTGAAGCGACCGCAAAACGTAGCGAACGCGAACGCATGGCTGATGTAAAAACCATTTCAGGAGTGTTTACAGGTGCGTATGCTGTACATCCTTTTAGCGGAGAATCGATTCCTATTTGGATTGGCGACTATGTATTGGCAGGCTACGGAACCGGTGCCGTGATGAGCGTTCCGTGTGGCGATCAACGAGATTACGATTTTGCACGTCATTTTGATATCCCAATTCCCAATATTTTTGAAGGGGTTGATATTTCTGAAGGCGCTTTTGCTGATAAGGATAAAACGGTAATCACCAATAGTGATTTCTTAAACGGATTACAATACAAAGCCGCCACCAACAAAGTAATTGAAGCGTTGGAACAAAAAGACGCGGGAAAAGGAAAAATAAATTACCGATTGCGCGATGCGGTTTTTAGCCGTCAGCGGTATTGGGGAGAACCATTTCCAGTGTATTACAAAAATGGATTGCCACAGTTAATTGACGAGAAGCATTTGCCACTAACCTTACCCGAAGTATCTGCTTATTTACCGACCGAAGAAGGCGAGCCGCCATTAGGCCGTGCCGATGTTTGGGCGTGGGATACGCAGAACAACGAAGTAGTTTCCAATGACAACGTGGATGATGAAACCGTGTTTCCGTTGGAATTAAACACTATGCCGGGTTGGGCAGGAAGTAGTTGTTATATGTTCCGGTATATGGATCCAAAAAATGACGACGCATTAGCCAGCCAAGAAGCGATGGACTATTGGCAAAACGTCGATTTATATGTTGGTGGAAGCGAACACGCCACCGGTCACTTATTATACAGCCGTTTTTGGGTGAAATTTTTACACGATCGTGGGGTTTTACCAGTAGAAGAACCGTTTAAAAAGCTGATTAACCAAGGAATGATTTTGGGAGAGAGTGCTTTTTTAAATATTGTTTACTTAGTTTATAGAAATGAAAAAGCACCAGACTCTGTTTTAGGCTTAACATTCGCAATAGATGAAAAAAATTATCAGAAAATAAAGAATGGTGATATAGAAGGTTTAGATTTAGAAATCTTCAAAAATCATCATCGATATGATAAAGATTTCAATTTCGATAATCTTGTTATAGAGTCGATTGACAAAGGCAACATTCGGAAAGTTCATATTCCTGTAGAGTTCGTTAATACTTCAAATGAACTTGATATTGAAAAAGCGAAAAAGTGGGACCCTAACATGGATTTTGTGAGCTTTAAGTTTAATTCAGAAGGAAAATATATTGTTTCTCGCGAAGTCGAAAAAATGTCCAAATCCAAATACAACGTGGTCAACCCCGATGTTATTTGCGAAGACTACGGCGCCGATACCTTACGAATGTATGAGATGTTTTTGGGGCCGCTAGAGCAAGCGAAACCTTGGAATACCGCTGGAATTAGTGGTGTGCACAACTTCCTAAAGAAATTATGGAAATTGTATCATCAAGGTGATTCCCCCCTTGAGGGGGGCACGGGGGGTGTTTTCCACGTCACCGACGATTCCGCTTCCAAAGACAGTTTAAAAACCTTGCATAAAACCATCAAAAAAGTAGAAGAAGATATTGAAAACTTCAGTTTTAATACATCGGTTTCTACGTTTATGATTGCCGTAAATGAGTTGACGGCTCAAAAATGCACCAGTCGGGAAGTGTTAGAGCCATTGGCGGTGTTGATTTCACCGTATGCGCCGCATATTTCAGAAGAGCTGTGGAGTTTGTTAGGGCATAAGGAAAGTATTGCTACTGCACCGTTTCCGAAGTTTGAAGAAAAACATTTGGTCGAAAGCAGTAAAGAATATCCAATTTCGTTTAATGGAAAAATGCGATTTACATTGGAGTTGCCGTTAGATATGAGCAAAGATGAAATTGAATCTGCCGTAATGGCACATGAGAAAACAGCACATTACCTCGAGGGTCGCACGCCTAAGAAGGTGATTGTAGTACCGGGTAAAATTGTAAATATTGTTGGATAA
- a CDS encoding agmatine deiminase family protein has protein sequence MKNQYLTFLLLTIFCSSVAFSQQKPLPKGLSEAEKEIIADYQFTSNRITPPPSTPVRAAAEWEEVEYLVVSWDPSFPNILKQIVEAGVEECKVIITTTNQASVASYLQSEGVDLTNVSFLNEEFDTIWIRDYAGNTIYSNDVGERALTDWIYNRPRPNDDVMPTAHANLVGMPIYTTTSGNSDLVNTGGNYMSDGMGNAFASELVLDENAPGNPYGVSVKTESEIDAIMNEYMGIENYIKMETLPYDGIHHIDMHMKLLDEETILVSEYPEGVADGPQIDENINYVLDNFQSPFGTPYKIKWIPAPPSPSGAYPDTGGSYRTYSNMIFVNKTVMVPTYRPEVDQPALDYLEELLPGYTIVPIDVDNSGENLISLSGAIHCISHTIGVENPLWIVHNPIEEAQAGSTVDINAMIKHNSGVNTADLYWREVGATDFTEASMTLSSDDNWTTNLTLPSEDVDIEYYIHAEANSGKTINRPIVAPEGYWTIDTATLSSEEWAENNISGPYPNPATDEVNFNLNAIEGPVELSVYNILEQQLYSTIITDANGTINLKLNSSWKGTLFVSFQGRFGQVNKKVLKL, from the coding sequence ATGAAAAATCAATACCTTACATTTCTATTACTTACAATATTCTGTTCTAGTGTAGCATTTTCACAGCAAAAACCATTACCAAAAGGATTATCCGAAGCTGAGAAAGAAATAATAGCTGATTATCAATTTACATCTAATAGAATTACACCACCACCCAGTACTCCGGTTCGTGCCGCCGCCGAATGGGAAGAGGTAGAATATTTAGTAGTAAGTTGGGATCCAAGTTTTCCAAACATTTTAAAACAAATAGTAGAAGCAGGAGTTGAGGAGTGTAAAGTGATTATCACAACTACAAATCAGGCTTCGGTAGCATCGTATTTACAATCTGAAGGAGTAGACTTAACCAATGTTTCTTTTTTAAATGAAGAGTTTGATACCATTTGGATTCGTGATTATGCTGGAAATACCATTTACAGTAATGATGTAGGAGAAAGAGCTCTTACGGATTGGATTTATAATAGACCAAGACCTAATGATGATGTTATGCCAACAGCGCACGCAAACTTAGTAGGTATGCCTATTTATACAACCACTTCAGGTAATAGCGATTTAGTGAATACAGGCGGAAATTATATGAGTGACGGAATGGGAAATGCGTTTGCTTCAGAATTGGTTTTAGATGAAAATGCACCCGGTAATCCTTATGGAGTGTCTGTAAAAACTGAAAGTGAAATCGATGCTATTATGAATGAGTATATGGGCATAGAAAATTATATTAAGATGGAAACGCTGCCGTATGATGGTATTCATCATATTGATATGCATATGAAGTTACTGGATGAAGAAACCATTTTAGTAAGCGAATATCCTGAAGGCGTGGCCGATGGTCCTCAAATTGACGAGAATATAAACTATGTGTTAGATAATTTCCAATCCCCTTTTGGGACACCCTACAAAATTAAATGGATTCCTGCCCCACCAAGTCCATCTGGCGCATACCCTGATACAGGGGGAAGTTATAGAACCTACAGTAATATGATTTTTGTAAATAAAACGGTAATGGTACCTACATATAGGCCAGAAGTAGACCAACCAGCTTTGGATTATCTGGAAGAATTATTACCAGGTTATACTATTGTACCTATAGATGTAGATAACTCAGGAGAGAATTTAATTTCATTATCAGGCGCTATTCATTGTATTTCACATACTATTGGAGTAGAAAACCCATTATGGATTGTTCATAATCCTATTGAAGAAGCGCAAGCAGGTAGCACAGTAGATATCAATGCCATGATAAAGCACAATTCAGGGGTAAATACCGCGGATCTTTATTGGAGAGAAGTAGGGGCTACAGATTTTACTGAAGCTTCCATGACATTAAGTAGTGACGATAATTGGACAACCAACCTTACTTTGCCTTCAGAAGATGTAGATATTGAGTATTATATTCACGCTGAAGCAAATTCAGGAAAAACCATAAATAGACCTATTGTTGCACCAGAAGGCTATTGGACAATCGATACCGCTACGTTGTCTTCTGAAGAGTGGGCAGAGAACAATATTTCAGGTCCGTATCCTAATCCGGCGACAGATGAAGTGAACTTTAATCTGAATGCTATAGAAGGTCCTGTTGAACTTTCAGTTTACAATATTTTAGAACAACAATTATACAGTACGATTATTACAGATGCCAACGGAACTATAAACCTAAAATTAAATTCAAGTTGGAAGGGAACCTTATTTGTATCCTTTCAAGGACGCTTTGGACAGGTAAATAAAAAAGTACTTAAGTTGTAG
- a CDS encoding undecaprenyl-diphosphate phosphatase codes for MNSWDAILLGIIQGFTEFLPVSSSGHLELGKAILGDTMVAEESLLFTVVLHFATALSTIVVFRKDIIEIITALLKFQWNEETQFIVKIGVSMLPAVVIGLLFEEQLESFFGGSIAFVGAMLIVTAVLLWLADRSKNTGKPVTFKDSFIIGISQAIAMLPGISRSGATISTSVLLGNDKSKAARFSFLMVVPLIFGKIAKDLLSGDLSAESTNFTTLGLGFTAAFICGLIACTWMISLVKKSKLRYFSVYCVIVGLIAIIVSFI; via the coding sequence ATGAATAGTTGGGATGCCATTCTCTTGGGTATTATCCAAGGGTTTACCGAATTTTTACCCGTTTCTTCTAGTGGTCACCTTGAATTAGGAAAAGCCATTCTTGGCGACACTATGGTTGCCGAAGAAAGCCTTTTATTTACTGTCGTTTTACACTTTGCTACGGCTTTAAGTACGATTGTAGTTTTCAGAAAAGATATTATTGAAATTATAACCGCTTTGCTGAAATTTCAATGGAATGAAGAAACCCAGTTTATTGTAAAAATTGGCGTTTCCATGCTACCCGCAGTTGTTATCGGGTTGTTATTTGAAGAACAATTAGAATCCTTTTTCGGCGGAAGCATCGCTTTTGTAGGCGCTATGCTTATTGTAACCGCTGTACTTTTGTGGCTAGCAGACCGTTCCAAAAACACTGGTAAACCCGTTACATTTAAAGATTCGTTCATTATCGGTATTTCGCAAGCCATTGCCATGCTTCCTGGGATTTCCCGAAGTGGGGCGACTATTTCAACTTCCGTTTTATTAGGAAATGATAAAAGTAAGGCCGCTCGTTTTTCTTTCTTAATGGTCGTGCCGTTAATATTTGGTAAAATTGCTAAAGATTTATTAAGTGGCGACCTTTCTGCCGAAAGCACTAATTTCACAACACTTGGATTGGGCTTTACCGCTGCTTTTATTTGCGGACTCATTGCTTGCACGTGGATGATTTCATTGGTAAAAAAGAGCAAACTTCGCTATTTCTCTGTGTATTGTGTAATCGTTGGATTGATAGCCATCATCGTAAGCTTTATCTAA